Within the Enoplosus armatus isolate fEnoArm2 chromosome 9, fEnoArm2.hap1, whole genome shotgun sequence genome, the region GGTATAGTTATTAGTCATATTAGGATTTAGGACAGGGTTTAGTAGAGGATGTCTGCTAATCGcgcctgtgtgtttttctgctcatAGCATGGACCCATTCATATGACTAATTTAGGTGCAGGCTTCCCAGTGGGCAGCCCGGAGACTGCAGGACCCCCAGCATCAAGTTCCTCTGGCCCACCGAGTGAGAGGGACAGGTACACAGAGCTTTGTTATatttgtttagattttattaATGAACAATTAATAGTGTGCAAGGCCTAGTTAACCCACAccatttctctttgtgttctccaGTCGGCAGCTAATGCCTCCACCTCTGTTGCCTGTGAATGGAGTGAGACccaagatggaggagagaagggcACCGCAAGGCCCCATGGGTAAGGGCATTATCCTGAGGATTGACAAATCCCTGCCCAAATCCAAATCCACAGTTCCTGACTGTGGACTGTGCCCTTTAGAAGCTCAGCCTGGATCTATTCACAGCCTTAATGTAGAGCCGCAGAGAGTAAAATGTAAATCCTCTCCTGGGCCACTACACTCTGTCTAAATTTCAGTGGTTTTACTTGAGATTGTTGAAGAGGTATATCTTTTACATAAAGCCCCAGCAGATGTATCAACTTATATTTCTTTGGATTTTGAAGAATGCCCCGTTTTTGTGACAAATTAGATTATTGCAGCGACACACTCACACTCGGCCTCAAACTGGCCATTATTCTTATTAAGATTCTTACAGGATTCTGCGGCTGTGACTAGAAATCTCCAGATAGTGAGGTGGAGCTATGACTCTATGTTCAATCCTTTTGTAAAGAAGTCTGAATTGTCGAGTCCACCTTACCCTCCCgttctgatgacatcatcagtctGGGgtgtctgcagtttgtttactttcCTCACTAACGAGAATCtctcctgtttttgtgtttttctctttttctctgtgtttttcttctcttccatgTATCTCTGGGGTGATGCTGGATTCTGATTGGGGGTGGGGCACGACTCGTCCTGTGACGCTGTCCTGCCGCTCGATTGGACGGCCCTAACATTGTCGCTCCCCACCAACCAATGGCTACTTTCGAATGGCTGCCCCCCTTCTCTACTCTTCTGACAAACTATGATTTAAATCTATTAACTATTTGTTTCTCCCAAAATGTGTTTGGATTAATTAACTTGCCCCTGTCTTATTTGaaacatgttgctgctgtttgttgtgtgtgtttttttttctctccccatatttctctccctccctccctaaatgtccttcacttcctcctttcttctgcGTActtcccttcctcttctttcagACCCCGCagtgaaaagactgaaaactggCTTAGTGGCGTACACCGGCGACTCctctgatgaagaggaagaccACTCGACCCTCAAAGCCTCAGGGCAAGGTAACCCTGTGGCAGttcccctcacctcctcctcgtcaGGCTGGGCGCAGGGCTATCGCTGCCCTCCTCCGCCACCCCCTCGTGCTAAAACACAGCCACAGTCGCAGTCTATGCCTTTCTGGATGGCAccttaaaacagaaaaaatctAATCTCCCTCAGTGCTTTGTGCCAAGTCTTAAAGGATGTTCACCCAAACTGAGCCTGTCTTTTTCATCACCCATTCATCACATGGATGACCCTTTACTGCTACAAGTTGGTCTCAGCATTATTTAGTATTTGGGTCCAAATGGACATACTAATGTTTTGGAAAACTCCCCTTTGGTTTTTTTGGTGCACACATTATAGTTTGAAGATGAACATTTGCAGGACTGATACTCCAAACTATTTTGTGGATGTATAGATGGTCAGATGAGCAATATTCTTCCTCcagttttatttgaaatggaataaaaaccCATGCCAGGCAAAGTGTTTGAATATAGTGTCTTTGTAAAAACAATATCACAAGGCAATGATGTACATCATTGaccacttttcattttatcccTAGTACAGTTTTTCTGACATTGTCAGtgtctctcatttcctctctccctgtctaaGTCAGTGACACCATCCTTTTCTATTCTGGTCTTTTTGTACAGATCATATTGGACTAATATGTAGTAAACCTATTGAatttatttcatgcttttattaaataaataaacttaatttattGCCATGTTTGTGCTTGAGATTCTTTGTAACATATTTTCCTTATTGAAGTGTGTTCAATAAGGTGTCACATTTGGGAAATTAATCATCACAAAGTCGGTCACATCTGCCAATTAGCTGTCAATAGTTCTGCCTGCCGAAGTAAATTGTGGATTAAGTGACCAACGTCCTTCAGAATTTATATTACAAAAATAGGTTGCATGACAACCCATGAAAAACATGTTGCCTTAAACTTGGAAGAAATTTAATTTAAGCAGTACAACTTGTGCATCCTTAATAagaacatatttacatatttaaaaattATGTTAAAATAACGTACACAAAGTAGTATAGCCCGATGAGCTATACGCACCGTTTGTTGTTGGTCAGTTTTGTACACGTGGCTCCGGTGTAGATGGCATGCTTCCTCCACTTAGGATGCTCTATtgtcacaaaaacatttcaaaaaagccaaaacactTGAAGTCGGATATGCGaatccatttattttcaaactatAACAAAAGTACATCTCTCAACGTGAAAAACACACCACCTTTATCCTGCCTACGGTCAAAAACCGTAGACCTCGCTGTGTGCCACACCTGCATCAAATTAGTCCCACACTCAAATAAACTATCATGGCTACTCACAGCGCCACTTAATGGCCACCATTGAAATGGCGCCAACACTGTTGTGAAGGACTAAATGCTGAAATAGACATCTGCACAGTTTCAGATCATCTCAATCTCTGGCTCTCTTGGAGGGTTTTTCTTGTTATACTGAGCGATGCGGCTCTCCATGACTGGCCGGAAGTGGCGAATTAGTCCCTGCAGATGACAAATGGAAGGTGAGGAAGAGTCAGAATTActtgttaaaatgtaaattagaACTTGTTAGAACTTGTAACCTCAGTCACTGTTCAACAGCTTCATTCGCTGGACTGGTGAAAATCACCTGCACAGGCCAGGCTGCTCCGTCCCCCAGGGCACAGATGGTGTGTCCCTCTATCTGCTTGCTTAGCTCCCAGATCATGTCAATCTCTGaaactgctgcttctcctcGAACAAACCTCCACATCATTTTATCCATCCAGTCAACTCCTGAGggagaggacaaagagagaaaaggtgaatACATCAGAAAAGTACTCGCACTGAAATCAGAGCATCCTTAAACTTTTAGCAATGTTTCAACCACAACATAGTTCTTCTGGCAAATacccatgttttcttttgatattATGCAGTACTTCTACTtgtaagtatttttacattacagtagTGTTTCTTTTACCTGAGTACTTTGGCCTGGCCAGAACATCTGATCTCCTCGTACATATAATATGTAGTAATTTGTAGGTAGTAAAAGCTTAAGGGAGCTCTGATTCCAGTGTGCATGTACTTCTCaactgtattcattttttggcACCTATCTCACTGAGGTTTTGTGGATGTGCACACGACTATTGTAGGCTATTAAAGAGAGAAAGGGCAACAGAAAAAGTTCTGAGAAACTAGaaagaaaaggtttgttttgaTCTAGTGTTAAATACATTCTGCAGTTCTTTACCCTCCCTGCAGGGGGTGCACTGGCCACAGCTCTCATGTTTGTAGAACTCAACCAAACGTGCAATGGCTCGGATCACATCTGTCTGGAGGACAAATACAGTTCTCAGAATATCTTTACAGACTGATTGTCACTGAACGTGTATTTTGTTATGTAAATAATTCAGCGGTCTATTCACCGATTTATCCATAACTATGATGGCAGCTGTTCCCAGTGCAGTCTCTGCTCGGACCAGGTCATCGAAGTCCATCAAAACATCATCGCACACATGGCGAGGGATGATGGGAGTGGAGGACCCCCCCGGGATCACTCCTAATAGATTGTCCCAGCCGCCCCTCACTCCTCCTGCACCAATCAcgcaagaggagagaggaagtggtgTTCAACATCTCACGGAGTAAACCAACATCAACACAGAGGCggactgtaaacacacacctgcatgtcTCTCTATGAGCTCCCTCAGAGGAATAGACATCTCTTCCTCCACCGTACATGGTGTGTTCACGTGACCGGAGATGTTGAACAGCTTCGTCCCAGAGTTCCTCTCCCTCCCAAAGCTGGCGAACCAAGCTCCACCTCGACGACAGATTGCAGGCGCCACAGCAACCGTCTCCACGTTGGAAACTGTCGTCGGGCATCCAAACACCCCttaagggagagagagagaagcagtgaGTAACCACTTACAGACTATAAGTACAATATAACCCTATTTTGCACTTTCTTAAACCATAATTTACCTCTGTAGGAGCTTTTACCTCACCTATGTCTGCAGGGAATGGCGGCTTCAGTCGAGGTTTCCCTTGTTTGCCCTCAAGAGACTCGATGAGGGCCGTCTCCTCCCCGCAGATGTAAGCTCCGGCTCCCCgcatcacaaacacatcaaagtcAAACCCAGAGCCACAGGCGTTCTTCCCTATGAGCCCTGCTTTGTATGCCTCATTAATAGCCACCTGTAACAGACAGTGCATggtataaaacacacagcatctACAGACTGACAAGCCATCTATCTGGGCCTCTGTATTACCTGCAGATTTGATGACTCATTGTAAAACTCTCCTCTGATGTAGATATACGCAGCGCGAGCACCCATTGCTCTCCCAGCGACCAGGCAGCCTTCAATCAGCTTATGGGGGTCATGACGCATTATCTCGCGGTCTTTACATGTCCCAGGCTCCCCCTCATCAGCATTCACCACCAGGTACTTAGGCCTAGGACACACAGGAAGAAGGAAGTGTCATTACTGGTGTGGACAGTGATGCCTAAAAGGTCTCTGACAGATTGTGAtggtttcttttccttcttgttCCGACCTGCCATCGCTGGGTTTGTTCATGAAGCTCCACTTCATGCCGGTGGGGAAGCCTGCGCCTCCTCTGCCTCGAAGCCCTGAGATTTTCACCTCATTTAGTATCCAGTCTGATCCCTTCAGTATGATCTCCTTGGTCTTATACCAGTCTCCTCGTCTGAGTGATCCTTTGAGTCTGgtaagaagagggagagagagatgatccTCTACTGGGTTTCAGGTCATTAGAGACTGGACAAAATGGGTTCTGCCTTATACATCTTTACCTCCAGTCATCTCGGCCATATAAGTTGGTGAATATCCGGTCTTGGTCACTCAGAGGGCCAAATTTGGTCTTTTTTGGCTTCACCTGGTAACAGGAGGAAGATAAAAGACAAGTGTGATTGACAAAGCGCCCATGTGCAGTAATGTTACTGCAAAGATGGATGCATGAAAATTAGAGCTTCCATCACTTAAAGgcttcaactaatgattattttctcaattgattaatctgccaattatgtttttgattaatcaattaatagttTTGCTATAAAATGTCTCCTTTTGtaatttcccacagcccaaggtgacgtctccaaatgtcttttttttgtacgAACAGCAgtccaaagacattcagtttcatgtatgacaaagaaaatgatcaaatccACACATCTGAGATAGCTGGAATAGCAATTTTTACTTtcaaaaaatgactaaaatgattattcagttatcaaaataataCACTTTCTGTCtatcgactaatcaattaattgacaaatTGTTGTAGCTCTACATCACCTATGTAATTACATTGTTTAACATTGACATAATAGTGAAAACTAGAAAgcattatataaaaaaacatttgaactcATATGAGGCCtcacatgtattttgttttacatgccAATAAGTAGAATTTTGTGCTGAGTTTGGAAAGGTGCGTCCTtaatttattatcaattaaattaaattaattgttgttaaatgttaaaagaaatgcaaaaaaactTTGTGACAACATCTGGGCACATGCATCGGTGATCAAACAGACCTGaagaccacaaaacaaatttctgaaaacaacattaaattaGTTTGGCTAGTGGGACTCATACAGCACGTTGAAAACACTTGGTAATACATTTTATAGAACATGAAATGTGGCAATAATTGATGTGTTCTGCAATATAAAAACtatattttaaagacattttcattaaatataCATACCTCTGTCAAACCTTCAGTGAACATTGCAAACACATACTCCTGTCTtatcatttttatatcaaagtcaaatagaaaaatatgcaatatgaaaatatttaagCCCAAAAACAAATTAATCGAAAATAGCTACATAAAGAATATCATCATGTGTATCTCTCACTTTCTGGAAAATGTAGATCTGTTAATAATTGATTTGACTAAAAATTCCGTTTCTTGTTGCCTGTCAAACATCACGTATGCCTCTACATGAAAGTAGGCCTGTAGGTCAGTGTAGGGAGTTGTACACTacattgcagtgtgtgttgcgGTGTGGATGCAGGCCTACCTGCGgctgtgctgcagtgctgtAGGTCAGACGCGGAGCCACCTGACGCGTCACAGCGCCCCACAGCATCCGCCGAGGCAGCATCCTGCAGGAGCGCGACCACAAACACGCCCGACTCACTTCAGACTGTTTTGAACTCCAAACGCTGCTCCTCCCAGGGCCTCCGTTTGACTCCTCATGCAATCAAATCGATTTCTGAAACCTCTGCTGTTAAAGTATGGGCCTGCTGGTTCAGCTTAATTAAACTAAGAGGATTAACGAACCACGTCACATCCTGTCCCAGCTGCCCGCACGGCTCCCAACAGGTAGCTACCCTATCTTTCACAAGTGCGTGCAGACAATATTGATTGGTCAATATCAAAGTCACGTTAGGGTattaatgtgaaaataacaaTTAAATGTATCCGAGGTCCATAAAGTTTACACAGCAGACATCTTGATTTGTCGCAGTAGAAAACGCGCAGGTGTTACTAATTAAAGATTGCTCTGTTCtcttcaagtgtcccagtaaaccGTGGccgtgtgacagtgagccagcatgcacaagatcctgaaactgaagcagctaaatggaattcaaccatcattcatttcatgattcacacctgtgcttttcctactactTTCAAGGGGGGCTGATGTTAATTGagatgtatgtaaataaataaatccaggTTTATTTTAAAGAACATATTATTATAGTTTGCTAATAGAGCTTGAGCAGTAAGTCTCTAGGCTGATATTATTGCACGATATTAGCTCATCATAGATATGGTGGATTATACACAGTATCAGCCAATGAGTAACAAGAAATGTCAGCgcagaaatgttaaaaaggGAAAGTAAAAGTTATGTTTCAGGTATTTAAAGTGTCtgcattacatagtttgtccaccagagagcacaaGTTggttttcaactgtaaaatttCCCACTCGGTACATATCTTGATATGTAAACAACTCTTTTATTACCAAATGTATGGGTTCCTTATTCTGTATGTTATGTTAACTGTgttattgtttatgttttcaaaaaaaatgtgCTGATATATTGTtactagattttttttctctctcaaatatGGATATCTGCATCAAAATCATCTAAAATCCAGTATCGATCAGTTTGTAGTTATGAAAGCCTCTAAAGCGTTGTTTTCaataacagagacacagaaaacagcaagCTTAGagatctttatttattttctttacattaaCTGAAACAAATGATGGGAAAATTAATTAATATCTCTGAGTAGGTTCCACtaaaaactgaaagacaaaatgtatCCCTGATAGCGGGGTCTCTGCTCAGACCGGACCCCAAGTCCCTTCACCGAAGCCAAGAAAACGAACAGctcacatagaaacacacacacaaacacacacacactcttcacagCTGGCATCAGTTCAccctcattcattcacaaagCTCTGACTGGGAGCACCAACACCCTTCATGAACAGGACCAACTGTCATACCGCCATTCCAGTAGGACTGGTTCCAGTAAGGCCAGTAGTTTACTTTCAATACGATGAtttcctcatttattttttatctcacAATAGGTTTCATTATGTTGGTTTTCAAATGATACAATACAAAATCTACAAAATCTCTCTACAAAATTACTGGCCTTACATGAAGAGTGTCAGTCGCCCTACAGCACCAAACGATTTCTTcccattttatattttgtataatcACTTAGTGCATTGCTCAAGGTTTCCTGAGAATAGttgcagcacaaaaaaaaaaatctaaggCAACTTCATCccaatatatattatattgacTACAACTCTGTACTATTATGCAGGAGGAAGAGTATTCAACGTATGCAGGTTTTAAAGAAGTACTTTCAATCACAATCTTAAATCGTACCGAGTGAGTTAATGGATTAGATATTAAAGGACAGACAAAAAGGCTTGAAGCTCTCAAATCTCATAGTGCAAATAAACTAGAATTGAAACATGATTTCCTACACGCAACAAGGAGTGGACAGTGCACACAAGGCCAGACCAGCGCGACTGCTACACCAGGATCGGACTACATGGGTTTCAAGAGGATTGggaaaaataagacaaatgcTGTCACTTAAAGCCATTAATGATTGCATTACAACCTGCGAAAAGGCCTTAATGATCTGGTCCGAAAGCATgatgaaactaaaaaaaaagattttggtCGAACATAGATTAACTCAAAAGATGATGGCCCCTTTAGACACAGCGATGGCCGATCTATAAGAACTGCCATGCGATAACGTGATACAGTACTATACGTGTTGAATTAACAACAGGAAAGCgtgctgaaaatgtcaaacagcaaaGTCATTTTGTGTTCCAGTTGCATGGAAGGTTTTACACCTCCTGACTTCTTCTTTGCTCTGTTCCCTTTTCTCTACCCCGGAGGATGGAATGTGCCTGTGTCTGTTATTGCAGTACCTGACGGGGTTAAATGTGCAAAGAATGCATTCGAGGAAGAATCGCCAAAAGAAGACACGCAGCCCATAGAAA harbors:
- the LOC139290501 gene encoding NADH dehydrogenase [ubiquinone] flavoprotein 1, mitochondrial-like, with protein sequence MLPRRMLWGAVTRQVAPRLTYSTAAQPQVKPKKTKFGPLSDQDRIFTNLYGRDDWRLKGSLRRGDWYKTKEIILKGSDWILNEVKISGLRGRGGAGFPTGMKWSFMNKPSDGRPKYLVVNADEGEPGTCKDREIMRHDPHKLIEGCLVAGRAMGARAAYIYIRGEFYNESSNLQVAINEAYKAGLIGKNACGSGFDFDVFVMRGAGAYICGEETALIESLEGKQGKPRLKPPFPADIGVFGCPTTVSNVETVAVAPAICRRGGAWFASFGRERNSGTKLFNISGHVNTPCTVEEEMSIPLRELIERHAGGVRGGWDNLLGVIPGGSSTPIIPRHVCDDVLMDFDDLVRAETALGTAAIIVMDKSTDVIRAIARLVEFYKHESCGQCTPCREGVDWMDKMMWRFVRGEAAVSEIDMIWELSKQIEGHTICALGDGAAWPVQGLIRHFRPVMESRIAQYNKKNPPREPEIEMI